CACCCCGCAGCTGATCTACCGACTCGGGCACCCAGCCCAGTCTCCGCCACCCAGCCGCCGCCGAGCCACTGCCGACCTCATCGTTCCGTCCCACCGTGATGCAGCTTGGAGGTCGCGGCGTTAAGACGGCCGTCGTGTGACGGTCCGGCTTCGGTCACGCTCCGCAAACCCATCCCTCTGTGCGCGCGTCCCGCGCGACGATCGGACTACGAGCCTCAATATCAGGGGCTGCCCAACGACTCACTTGTACGGGAGACTCCAATCGTGACCGAGTCTCTAGCCCCGATCTTGAGCGTGACCGATGCCAGTGCCGCCGTCGCGTGGTACCAGCAGCTCGGCTTTGTGAAGGAGTGGGAGCATCGATTCGAACCTGGGCTTCCGCTATACGTCGGCATCGCACGAGGTGATCTGAAGATGCATCTCTCGGAGCACGCCGGCGACGCGCACCCGGGCACGCTCGTCTACCTCTACATCGAAGACCTCGATGCTGTAGCCGACGCGCTTGGTGTCACCGAGATCGATGACATGCCCTGGGGTCGTGACTTCGAGGTTGCCGACCCCTACGGCAACCGCCTGAGAGTTGGTACCGCTGGTGCCGCCACTGGCTGATTGGCCCGTGGCCTCGCCTGAACGGGCACCGAAAGGGGATCCCGCACCGGGTCGTGAGCCGCCCAGTTCAGGGGAGGAGATCCCAGTACTGCTTACGGGCCGGCATGGCGTGGATGACCATCTCGTCGCCGCTCTCAAAGATCAGGACGACGGTCTCGAGTAGGCGGGCCTGGGTGTCGAAGCCGAGCCGTAGTTCGCGGTGCGGCCAGTCCTCATCATCAATCGGCTCGAGCCAGAGCGGCCAGTCGGCTGCCTGAACTGCGTCCTCTGGGAGCACCCCGTGTCTGAGCGCGCTGTCGTGGACCTTCACGCCGCAGAGCTGGCCAGCGCCCTGCGGATTGCTTCGGATCTCGAGATGTGCTCTCGCTCGGCGATCGCGTCGACCGCAGCGAGCTCCTCCGCTGTGAGGCGTACTGCAACGACCTGCATCGGCTCGGCACCACGTCCGGGCCGGCCGCGTCCGCGGCGCTTCATCTCCTCGACGTCGTAGCCAGCTTCGGCTTCGTCCGCCCATTGCTGGATCTGCTCTTCGCTGACCATGGCCAAAATCGTATTACGAAAAGCGAGTCGAGGGAAGGAGCGGAGTGACGGTACTTGCGGGCCGGGGAAGAAGGGAAGTCCCTGGGGGTGTCGGGTTCGGCCCGACGCCCGAGCCGACCACATCCCGTGGCGTGGCCGGGCCAACCCCTTTGGGAGGTGCGCCATGAGCGCCCTACTTGTCGGGTACGCCCGATGCTCCACCGATCAACAAGACCTGACCGCGCAACGAGACGGCCTGCTCGGCCTCGGTGTCGAGGCCGAGCGGATCTATGTCGACCATGGCCTGACCGGCACCAACCGCGAACGCCCCGGACTCCGCGAGGCACTGGCCGCCTGCCGCGCGGGAGACACCTTGGTTGTCACCAAGCTCGACCGCCTGGCCCGGTCCCTGCCCGACGCTCGCGCTCGCCGACGAGCTCACCACCCGGCAGATCAGCCTCTCGCTTGGCGGGTCGGTCTACGATCCGACCGACGCAGTCGGGCGGCTGCTGTTCAACGTCCTGGCCATGGTCGCCGAGTTCGAGTCCGACCTGATCCGACTACGCACGGTCGAGGGCATGAAGGTCGCCAAGGCCAAGGGTCGACTCAAGGGCAAGCAACCCAAGCTGAGCCGCAAGCAGGAGGCACACCTTGTGTCGCTGGTGCACAGCGGCGAGTACAGCACCCTGGAGGTAGCCGAACTGTTCGGCGTCGGACGCTCCACCGTCTGCCGCGCCATTGAGCGTCAACGCACCGCTGCGAAGGCAGAACTGGCTGACGCCTCCTCACGACGCTAATTGCCACTCGCCGGCGTCCCGCAACTGACTCCCTCGCGGGACGCCGACGATCCGAACTGGGCGGAGCCGGTCACGCATCACGCCATTTCCGTAAGCGGTTCGCTGATCGGGCGGCGTCCCCGGGGCAGGGGAGTCCGCGCGGGGCCTTCCCGGTTGCGGGCGCCGCTCCCCGGTCTCAATCTTCCCGTGTCCATCACCCACCTACGTGAATCCTCGTTCCCTGAGGTGGGAGAACCAACCTGGCAGCCCTCGTGGTCTGGGAGCCCGGACAGCTCAATCGGATGACGTGAGGCCCCGGATGTTCGCACCGGGCGGTTGCCTTGCAGTCCGCTCACGCAACCACCTAGTGGTGCCAGCAGCCATGCCCCGCGACTTGGGCGTCTGGTGCACGGGGACCACGATCAGCGAAGCCTCACCCTCCAGGGACCACTTGATGGCGTGATAGACCGCTGACAGCGATTCGGTGCTGTCCACGGCGACCAGCCCGGGCGCCACAAGCCGAGCCTCGTGCCACGGCCCCTCCAGGTCAGGCAGGTCCTCCGAGGTCCAAGCGAGATACACAGTCATGCGGCGGAATCTAGGTGAACCGCCCCGGCAAGTCCGGAGACTTTCTAGTTTGAGACTCCAGCTGTTGCTGGGGTCTGGTGGTGAGCGTAGTGAGCCTGCTCGGCCTCGACCGGCGTGAGGTCGTCGCAGTACTCGAACGGTCGACGGTGGTTGAACCAGTCGGCCCATTCGGCGGTGGCGATCTCGAGGTCATCGAGTCCCTTCCACGGCCGTCGCGGTTTGACCAGTTCGGTCTTGTAGAGCCCGATCACGGACTCGGCCAGGGCGTTGTCGTAGGACGAGCCCACTGCCCCGGTCGAGGGCTTGATCCCGGCGGTGTCGAGCCGCTCGGAGTAGGCCACGGACATGTACTGGACTCCGTGGTCGTGGTGCGCGATCAGACCGGTCAGGTCCTTGCCCTCGCGGCTGCGGGTCCAGATCGCCTGCTCGACCGCGTCGACGACGAGCTGGCTGGTCATCGTCGTGGCCACCGACCAGCCCAGGATCCGCCGGGCGTAGGCGTCGATGACGAACGCCGTGTAGCACCAGCCCGACCACGTTGAGACATAGGTGAAGTCGGCAACCCAGAGCCGGTCGGGTGCCAGCGGCGCGAAGTTCCGGTCGACCAGGTCCAGTGGCTTCGCGCCCTTCGGGTCGCTGATCGTGGTCCGCTTGACCTTCCCGCGCACGGCACCGGCCAGGCCGAGGTCGCCCATCAACCGTTCCACGGTGCAGCGCGCGATCGGCAGCTCGTCTTCGGGCCGTTCGCGGTTCAGGGTGAGCCACACCTTCCGTGCGCCGTAGACGCCGTAGTTCGACGCGTGGACCGCGGCGATCCTGGGCTTCAGCTCCTCGTCGCGCTGCTCGCGGACGGTGGGCTTGCGGACACGGTGCTCGTAGTAGGTCGCGGGGGCGATCTTGGCGCCCAGCTGGGTGAGCTGGTCGCAGATCAACTCGACACCCCAGCGCAGACCATCGCCGTCGCGCACACCGACGTGCTCGTCGACGTAGCGCACGATCAGCGCTGTGGCCGGTCGAGTTCGGCCGCGAAGAAAACCGAAGCGGACTTGAGGATGGCGTTGGCTCGCTTGAGCTCGGCATTCTCCCGCTTCAACCGCTTCAGCTCCGCCGATTCCTCTGTCGTCATCCCCGGCCGCCGGCCGGCATCGACCTCAGCCTGGCGGCACCACTTCCGGACGGTCTCTGGCGTTCCGACACCGAGCAGCTCGGCGACCTTGCTCATCGCCGCCCACTCCGACTCGTGGACGGCCCTGATCTCGGCGACCATCCGGACCGCGCGCTCACGCAGCTCGGCCGGGTACCTCGTTGACTTGCTCCCTGACATGACTCCAACCTTCCCAAGGAATGGAGTCTCCGGACTTGCCGGGGCGGTTCAAACTGCGAGCGCGGGCTCACGAACTACTGCCTCACGACGCAACCTGACCCATCGGCCGCCGGTGCGGCCTACGGCTTCGCCGAAATGGGCCCGTACGGCGGCGGGCAGGCAGAACTGCTCCGGGTGCCCTTCGGCGACCACAACGCGCTGCGCCTGGGTGAAGACGCGCAGGACAAGGAGAACGACTACGTCATGCTCTCCGACATCTTCCCCACCGGTTACCACGCCACTGAGATGGCCGGCGTGATCCCGGGCGACAGCGTCGTGATCGCTGGAGCCGGTCCGGTGGGTCTGATGGCTGCGTTGTCCGCGACGATCAAGGGCGCCGCGAAGGTCATGGTGGTCGATCGCCACCCCGACCGGCTCGCGCTGGCCGAGCAGATCGGAGCGATCGCCATCGACGACTCCAAGGTCGACCCCGTGCAGGCTGTGCTGGACGAGACCATGGGGCTCGGAGCCGACCGTGGCTGCGAGTGCGTGGGCTACCAGGCCCACGACCCGCAGGGCAACGAAGACCCGGCTGCCACCTTGAACATGCTCATCAACTCGGTGCGTTTCACCGGCGGGATCGGCACCGTCGGCGTGTTCGTCCCCGAGGACCCGGGGGCCAAGGGCGAATTGGCCAAGCAGGGCAAGGCGGCCATCGACTTCGGCACCCACTGGTTCAAGGGACAGACCATGGGCAACGGTCAGTGCCCGGTCAAGAAGTACAACCGCCGGCTGCGAGACCTCATCGCGGCTGACAAGGCGAAGCCGTCCTGGATCGTCTCCCACGAGATCTCGCTGGACCAGGCCGCCGACGCCTACAGGAACTTCGACTCCAGGTCCGAGGGCTGGACCAAGGTCGTCATCAAGCCCGGCATGTCAAACGGAACGAAGGCAAACTGATATGGCAGCAGATCTTCAGGGCAAGAGGGTCGCGATCCTCGCCGCCGACGGCGTCGAACGCGTTGAGCTCGAGCAACCCCGCGAAGTACTGGACCGCGCGGGCGCTCAGACCGAGGTCCTCTCGATCCACGACGGCGAGATCAAGGCCCGTAAGAACGACCTGGATGAAGCGGGCACGTTCACCGTCGACGGGCTGGTCGCCGACGCCTCGGTGGGTGACTACGACGCCCTGCTGCTTCCCGGCGGCACGGTGAACCCCGACCAGCTCCGGGTCGACGAGGGCGCCGTTTCCTTCGTCCGCGACTTCGTCGAGAGCGGCAAGCCAGTGGCTGCGATCTGTCACGGGCCGTGGACGTTGATCGAGGCCGGCGTGGCCACCGGTCGCACCCTGACGTCCTTCCCGAGCATCCGCAC
This genomic interval from Nocardioides palaemonis contains the following:
- a CDS encoding zinc-binding dehydrogenase, translated to MGPYGGGQAELLRVPFGDHNALRLGEDAQDKENDYVMLSDIFPTGYHATEMAGVIPGDSVVIAGAGPVGLMAALSATIKGAAKVMVVDRHPDRLALAEQIGAIAIDDSKVDPVQAVLDETMGLGADRGCECVGYQAHDPQGNEDPAATLNMLINSVRFTGGIGTVGVFVPEDPGAKGELAKQGKAAIDFGTHWFKGQTMGNGQCPVKKYNRRLRDLIAADKAKPSWIVSHEISLDQAADAYRNFDSRSEGWTKVVIKPGMSNGTKAN
- a CDS encoding IS3 family transposase (programmed frameshift), with the translated sequence MSGSKSTRYPAELRERAVRMVAEIRAVHESEWAAMSKVAELLGVGTPETVRKWCRQAEVDAGRRPGMTTEESAELKRLKRENAELKRANAILKSASGFLRGRTRPATALIVRYVDEHVGVRDGDGLRWGVELICDQLTQLGAKIAPATYYEHRVRKPTVREQRDEELKPRIAAVHASNYGVYGARKVWLTLNRERPEDELPIARCTVERLMGDLGLAGAVRGKVKRTTISDPKGAKPLDLVDRNFAPLAPDRLWVADFTYVSTWSGWCYTAFVIDAYARRILGWSVATTMTSQLVVDAVEQAIWTRSREGKDLTGLIAHHDHGVQYMSVAYSERLDTAGIKPSTGAVGSSYDNALAESVIGLYKTELVKPRRPWKGLDDLEIATAEWADWFNHRRPFEYCDDLTPVEAEQAHYAHHQTPATAGVSN
- a CDS encoding type 1 glutamine amidotransferase domain-containing protein — its product is MAADLQGKRVAILAADGVERVELEQPREVLDRAGAQTEVLSIHDGEIKARKNDLDEAGTFTVDGLVADASVGDYDALLLPGGTVNPDQLRVDEGAVSFVRDFVESGKPVAAICHGPWTLIEAGVATGRTLTSFPSIRTDLRNAGANVVDQEVVVDTNLITSRSPEDLPAFSEAIVSQLAGTTTKEEEKS
- a CDS encoding ribbon-helix-helix protein, CopG family, whose amino-acid sequence is MVSEEQIQQWADEAEAGYDVEEMKRRGRGRPGRGAEPMQVVAVRLTAEELAAVDAIAEREHISRSEAIRRALASSAA
- a CDS encoding glyoxalase superfamily protein gives rise to the protein MTESLAPILSVTDASAAVAWYQQLGFVKEWEHRFEPGLPLYVGIARGDLKMHLSEHAGDAHPGTLVYLYIEDLDAVADALGVTEIDDMPWGRDFEVADPYGNRLRVGTAGAATG